The DNA region CCCGGCCGCGGTCCAGCAGGCCGTCGAGGAGGCGGTGCAGCTCGGCGTGCTCGAACCGGTGCCGGGCAGCGACGGGGAGTTCCTGGTCCCCAGCCCCCAGGAGCTGGCCGTGGCGGTCGAACTGCACGCCGCGGGCGTCCCCCTCACCGCGATCACCGGCCACCTGCGGGAGCTGCGGGCCCAGGTCGAGCACATCTCGGAGCGCTTCCTGGAGTTCACCACCGAGTACGTCTTCGAGCGGTTCCTCCACCACCCGCCGTCCGACGCCGAGGCCGCCGAAGCGACCGAACTGGTCCGCCGCCTGCGCCCGCTGGCCCAGCAGACGGTCGACGCGGAGCTGGCCCGGGCGATGGGCTTGCGGGCGACGGCGCGCATCCGCCACCACCTGGCCGAGGTGACCGGTGCGGCCCCGCTCCCGGGCACGGCCCCCGCCTCGCCCCCGGGCACCGCCCCGGCCTCGCCCCCGCCACGCCCGACCGCGCCCCCGGCACCGGACGCGGACCCGGGAGCCGCGGCAGCCGGGGCAGCGGACACGGCAGCCGGCACCGCGGAGGTGACGCTGCCGGCCGCGACCGTGGCAGCCGTACGGGAGCTGGTCGGCGCCCCCCACGTCGCGGAGTTCATCGCGGCAGCCGCCGACCGCGAGGTGGCCGCCCGCCGCATGGACGCCCTCACCCGGCCGCCCCGATCCCCCGGTCGGGCCCAGCCGCTCAGCTGAGCTGCGCCGGGGCCTCGACGGCGATGCGCTCGAAGGTCGCGTGGTCGTAGGCGAAGTCTGGTGAGTCGGGGATCGGCCAGTGCAGGACGATCTCGGTGATGCCGGCTTCGGCGTGGCGGCCGGCGAAGTCGACGAAGGCGTCCAGGGACTCGAAGGGGGCGGCGCGGTCAGGAGTGAAGCCGGTGAGGAGGATCTTCGGCACGGACTCGGGGTCGCGGGCGGCGTCGCGCAGGGCGTCCGAGAGGCGGTCGACCTGGCCGCGGATGGCGTCCAGGGACTCCTTGGG from Actinacidiphila sp. DG2A-62 includes:
- a CDS encoding MerR family transcriptional regulator, whose product is MSTADAQPAYRIEDLSRLSGTTVRTIRAYTDRGLLPKPDRSGRANVYGDTHLARLRQIAELLERGYTLASIKELLAAWDAGTGLGGVLGLVGEVDRPWSDERPARVGREELAWAFGGFEDPAAVQQAVEEAVQLGVLEPVPGSDGEFLVPSPQELAVAVELHAAGVPLTAITGHLRELRAQVEHISERFLEFTTEYVFERFLHHPPSDAEAAEATELVRRLRPLAQQTVDAELARAMGLRATARIRHHLAEVTGAAPLPGTAPASPPGTAPASPPPRPTAPPAPDADPGAAAAGAADTAAGTAEVTLPAATVAAVRELVGAPHVAEFIAAAADREVAARRMDALTRPPRSPGRAQPLS